In the genome of Flavobacteriaceae bacterium YJPT1-3, the window GCCACGTTGGGAACAGATGATCCCCTCCTTCTGAAGTCGGTTAAAGAGTCGCTCGTCAGCGCGAAGATTGAAAATGGAGGAGTGCTGCTCCCGCTCCACCACCATGGGCTGCAGCAGGTCGAATTCGACAAAAGTCTCCATGGCTTGCTTGGTTAGCGTACGAATTTGATCACTGATGTTTTGAATACCGATCTGTTCGATCAGTTCGAGGGCTATTTGCAGACTCCCGTAGTTCAGCGTATCCTGATGTCCGGGTTCAAAACGACCTATAAAATTCCCTTCTTGCGGTTTGTACTTCCCCTGCAGCGAGTTGAAACCACTGGTTCGGGGAGCAATTTGATCAGCAACAGGCTCCTTAAACAAGAAAAATGCATTTCCATAACCTGCATTTAGCCACTTGTAGGTACTGGCACCCAACACATCAATGCCGGACTCTTCAAAATTAAAGGGAGTAGTACCACAGAATTGCGTACCATCGGCTACGATCAACAGCCTGGGAAAATCATTTTTTAATTGTTTTAGAAAGGACAGGTCAATGCGAATACCGTTGATCCATTGCACCAAACTAAGGGCTAAGATATCGGGATGCTCCTTTTGTACGGCATCATAAATGTTTTGCTCCAACTGAGCGTCAATAGTGGCATAGACCACTTTGAAGTCTCTGGAGGTCACCGGCCAATTCACCGAAGGATAGTCTCCTTCCAGCAAAAGCACTTTCTTCTGTTTAGGAACGCCTTCCCAAAGGGTATTAAAACCGTACGAGAAATTGGGGGTCAGCGCCACCCGCTCGGGAGCACAACCCATAAATCGACCTACCGTTTCCCGCACCTCGGTCAGGATCATGCCCTGACGGTCTTTGAGCAGGCTGCCCTGATGCATAAAATCACGGTCGTGCTGCTGCCGGTATGCCTGTACGCTGCGCGGAAGCAAGCCGGATGCTGCAGTATTCAGATAGGTATACTCTTGGAGTACAGGGAACTCTTTTTTAAAATCCATAGGTGGTGTTTCGCTCCTAAAATAGGTATCTTTAAATCGTAAAAATACCGAATAACCCGTCATGTCCTTACTTTCCAAAAAAAGAAGATCCCCATATTGATCCGGAGCAACGCGCGCTGTTTGAACATGCGCAGGAACGCATTAAGAAGAAGAAATATCTATATCGTCACTTTGTGGTATTCCTGGCTGGCGCCATTCTCCTGATCGTGGTCAATCAACTGCTGGGGTATGGCAAAGAATTCCAACCGCTCAATACGCCTTGGTTTGTCTGGGCCATTCTACTTTGGACGTTTTTCTTCCTCATCCATTTGATCAATGTCTTTTTATTGGGCAGTTTTATGAATAAGGCCTGGGAGCAAAAGCAATTAGACCGTTTGGTCGCCAAGCAGAAAAAGCGGATCGAAAAGCTGCATCAGCAGGTAGAAAAAGAATATCCACTGCCTGCACAAAACAGCACGCGCACCAGTCCACCCGCCAATACCTCAACCGATTCCAGCTTATGATTACCATTATTGCTGCCGCTGGAGAAGACAACGCTTTGGGGAAGAACGGAGATCTGGTCTGGCATCTGCCCGACGACTTTAAGCGTTTTAAACGGTTGACCACCGGACACCATATCATCATGGGGCGTAAGACCTGGGAGTCATTTCCTAAACCACTACCGGAACGCATACATGTGGTCATCACGCGGAATGCGGACTATAAAGCTGAGGAGGCCATCGTAGTACACGATCTCGAGTCGGCGCTCGCTTTCGCGAAAGCAGATCAGAACGTATACATAATCGGAGGTGGTGAGATCTACAAACAGGCCTTAGCCTACGCCACCCATATGGAATTGACCCGGGTGCACGGCACCTTTGAGGCCGATGCCTATTTTCCAGAGTTCAGTGAGGAGGATTGGGAATTGGTCCATGATGAGTTCCATCCTAAAGACGATAAACACGACTACGCCTTTACCTATCTGACTTACCGCAAGAAATCAAAGGAGGAATCTTAGGGGGTACGCAGGGCATTCTTTATTTTTGTACAAACCAGCGAACGATTTTATGAAAGCATATGTATTTCCCGGTCAGGGAGCCCAATTCACGGGCATGGGTAAAGACCTTTACGACAATTATCCTGTAGCCAAAGATTTATTCAACCAAGCCAACACCATACTCGGTTTTGACATTGCCAAGATCATGTTTGAGGGCAGTGCCGATGAACTTAAAGAAACCAGAGTGACCCAACCGGCCATTTTCTTGCACTCCGTGATTTTGAAAGAGGTGATGGGAGATGGATTTCAACCGGATATGGTCGCCGGCCACTCCCTGGGTGAATTCTCAGCCCTGGTGGCTAATGGGACTCTGGGCTTTGAAGATGCCCTGAAACTCGTATCCCAACGCGCCACGGCCATGCAAAAAGCCTGTGACCGGGTACCTTCTACCATGGCAGCGGTATTGGGATTGGACGATGAAGTGGTCGAAGCGGTTTGTGCGGGTGTAGACGGAACGGTGGTAGCTGCCAACTACAATTGTCCGGGACAATTGATCATTTCGGGCGAGGTCAAAGCAGTTGAAGAAGCTTGTGAACGATTGAAAGATCGGGGTGCTAAACGCGCATTATTACTGCCCGTGGGTGGTGCTTTCCACTCTCCCTTGATGGAGCCAGCACGCGAACATTTGGCTAAGGCCATAGAACATACCGAATTCCGTACGCCCCATTGTCCCGTCTACCAAAATGTGAGCACTTTTGCCGTGACCAATCCGGCAGAAATTCAAAAGAACTTGTTGTTTCAGTTGACCGCACCGGTCAAATGGACCCAGTCGGTGCAGCACATGATCAAGGACGGAGCTACGGAATTTATTGAAGTAGGCCCCGGTAAGGTATTGCAAGGTCTGGTCAAGAAGATCGAACGAACCATGGTCGTTTCCAGTGCAGAATTGGGATAAAGAAGAAGAAAAATGGCAAAAAAAACCTGCTTCAACAAGCAGGTTTTTTATCTTAAGGAAAGAACGGATTAGTAGCTATCGTCGTTGCCTTCTACTTCATCTTCTACCTCCTGAGCGCCTTCTTCAGCAGCAGCCTCCACGTCGTTGGCAGCATCTTCCATGGCTTCGCCGGCATCGTTTGCCGCATCTTCCATGGCTTCTCCTGCGTCGTTAGCCGCATCTTCCATATCGTTAGCCGCAGATTCTGCCGCTTCTTCCATTTTACTTTCTGTAGTCTCTCTGCAGGATACTGCCCCTAAAGTCAGAGCCGCTACTGCAAATGTTAACATGATTTTTTTCATTGTTGATGGTTTAAAAAATTAAAGTGCCAAAATAGCATTATTTTAAAAACCCTTAACGTCTTTTTCACTTAAATATTTCCAGTAACGTCTGGGGACATGCTGAATATGTAGCTTTTTATTGACCCGGGCTTTGATGTTGGTGCTTCTGAAATAGTCGTGCCATAAGGCTTTATACTGGGTCTCCTCTTCTTCAAAAGCCTCCTTGCCGTCCGTTTCTGGGGGGTCTAAAGTGACCGGGCTCACGGTCTGCTCATCGTAGTATAAAGCGTAACCCCGCTTCAGGTCGTGAATGATCCACGGTTGATCAGCATAGCGGTCTTTAAAATGCGGCGCAATGAGGGGAAGTACATTAAAATCAGGCTCGATCATCGCGTAGTAGATCCCATCGGTGGTGAGTTCAAAGCGGATAAAGGCCTCCATGCGGTGCTTCTCCCGACCGACCATCTTAGAGATCTGGGTGGCTCGTAAGCTGGCCTCATGACCGTAATCAACCGCCGTGCCTGATTCAAAGATATATTGGATATAACGCAACAAATAGATCTCGTTGCCCTTGATCTCACTAAGAAACGAGCGATATACGTGATATTGCGCTTTCGCGAAAGCGGACAAGCCTTTCCACACACGCTCTGCTTTAACGGGATCAGCATCGATGCTATACAGCTGTGAAAACAATCCGCCCTGAGGTGCCCGATCGGTCTGGAAAGCAACCACCTCTAATTTTTGGGCAAAGGTGAGGAACACTCCGGTCAGAAAACCTTCAAAACTACCGTCGTACTGAAGGGCCACTTCTCCGGTGGGCTCTGCGTAGACTGTTTCCATACTGGTTTAGGCGGATTGACTGAACAAATTCAACTGCCCGCTGTGCAATTGGCGGTATTTGCTGCTGGATTGCCGTAAGATCGCCCCTTTAATCTGGGAAGGAGTCAGATCGCGGCGTTCAAAATCGCGGGAATTACAGATCATGAAATACTTAGCCCGATTCATCGCGAGTCCCAAACGCTCCAGGTGTTCCCAGCTGAGGTTTCTGAATTTTCTTGCCTCCAGTATTTTGCGCACCGAATGCATCCCCACCCCGGGAATCCGGGCCAGCATCCATTTGGGTGCTTTGTTCACATCGACCGGGAACAGGTGCATGTTGCGTAAGGCCCAGCTCAGCTTGGGATCAATATCGGTATCTAAATTAGGATGCTCCTGATTCAAGATCTCGCGCACATCAAAACCGTAAAAACGCAACAACCAGTCGGTTTGATACAAGCGGTTTTCACGCATCATGGGTACCTCGGTTCCCAGGGCTGGAAGCCTAGCGTCATCAGCGACCGGAATGTATCCGGAATAATAAACTCGTTTCATATGGTAAGTACTATAGTAATGAATGGCAGAGTACATGATGTCTTTGTCTGACTCTCCGGTAGCCCCAATGATCATTTGAGTGCTTTGACCGGCAGGCGCATAGCGGGGCGTGGACTTGATGATCTTTTTCTCTGCTTTGTATTGAATGATCTCATTTTTGACTTTCTCCATGGGCTTGAGAAAATCCTCATGTTTTTTGTCAGGGGCGAGCAATTTAAGACCGGAAACCGTGGGGATCTCAATATTGACCGAAAGTCGGTCCGCATAGAGTCCGGCTTCCCGCATGAGTTCGTCACTGGCTCCGGGAATGGATTTCAAATGGATGTACCCGTTAAAATTTTCCTCTTCGCGCAGTTTCTTAGCCACGGCAATGAGCCGCTCCATGGTATAATCCGCATTCTTAAAAATACCCGAACTCAGAAAGAGTCCTTCGATATAGTTCCTGCGGTAGAAATTGATGGTCAGATCAACCACTTCTTGCACTTTAAAAGCCGCTCTTTTAATGTCGTTACTTTTGCGGGTGACGCAATAAGCACAGTCAAAAATGCAGTGATTGGTGAGTAGGATCTTGAGCAAGGAAACACAGCGGCCATCTTCCGTATAGGAATGACAAATACCCATGCCGGAAGAATTCCCGATGCCCTTTTGCGTATTCTTTCGAACGCTGCCGCTGCTGGAGCAGGACACATCGTACTTAGCCGCATCGGCCAGGATGTTCAGTTTTTCGCGAATGCGCTCAAAAGACATAGCTTGGATTTTTTACAAATATATGTATTATTTCCTATTTAGTGGAATATATCCTAAATAATAATTGGATATATTCCATATTTAAGTATATTTGACTATGGGAACAAACGATCTACCTTCAGAAATCAGGCGCTTTAAAGAAGTGCGCGAAGACCACAACTATACGCAAACGGAGTTTGCTGAACTGCTGGGTATTAAAAACAGTACCGCCGATATTGAACGGGGGCGCACCAAACTCTCCGGGATCGTGGTCACTGAATTATTGCGACAGTTCAACATCAATCCCTTGTGGTTGTTTGGCTACAGTAATCAGAAAATACTGCATACCGGAAAGGGAGATGTGAGTCCGAAAGTAGTTTCTGTGGATAGTGAAGACATGGAGAATATGCTGTTGGTTAATCAAAAAGCAGCAGCCGGCTATCCCCACAATATTCAGGATATAGAATGGTATCAGCAATTACCTGCCTTTGATCTTCCCTTGCCCCAGTACCGCAATGCGACCTATCGTGGCTTTCAGGTAGAAGGTGACAGTATGCTGCCTAATTTTCAACCCAACGACTGGGTTTTGGGCAAAGCGGTAGAAGGCTTAGACTATGCCAGTGACAATCGGGTGTATGTCGTGGTCATGCAAGATGCTGTGGTGGTCAAAAAATTGCAAAAATTACCCGATCCTTCCCGGGTTTTATTGATCTCTCTTAATAAAGAGTACGCTCCTTACGAAGTCGAAGTAAGCGATATACAGGAGCTTTGGCAAGTAAACAGCAAACTCACCTTTAATCTGGATACCTCTTCCGAGAGTAACTTACTAAAAGAATTGCAGCAGGGCATGCTTGACCTGAAGCAGCAGCTGAACGGGCTCAGCAATACCCATAAGGCATAAAAAAACCCGCTCCAAAAGAGCGGGTTTTATGTTTAAGAGACTTAATTGTCGTCCGTTTCCACTTTAATCTTGGTCTCTCCGTCCTCTGTTTTGATCTTCACTTCTTTGTCGTCCGTTTCCATTTTGATTTTGGTTTCATCACCGTCGACTTTAGTCTTGATCTCAGCGCCTTCTTCTTTCATTTCCTCTACCAGCTTTTCCTCTTCAGATTGCTCGCGGCAGGCTGTGAAACTAAAGGCAAGGAATGCAATTCCAAGGACTGTCACATGCTTAAAAAAGAAACGTTTAGTTATCATCGTTTCCAATTTTGTCGATTTGCTTATCGACCTCTTCATTGACTTCTTCGTCCACCTCTTTCCCGGCGCGCTCCAGTATGCCTTCGGCTTCCTCAGCAGTCTCTTCCGTTTCTACTTCAACTTCGCGTACCACAGTTTCGGTTTCGGTTTTGGTTTCTCTACACGCAGTAAATGCCAAAGTAGCGATTAGCAACAAGGCTAATAATCCAATTTGTTTTTTCATTATTTCAGGTTTAACTATTGATTAGTATTGGCTGCAAATGTAATTTTTTAGCGGAAACGCGCAAGACCTCGATTCACGAACATTAATAAATTTTAGTTAAATCAATAGTTCCCTTTAATTTTCCTCTTCGGGACTCCTAATTTTAAAGGAAAAATGAGCTTTTACAAACTGTACGACTTTCTTCGCGACCTTCAGCAAAACAACAGCAAAGAGTGGATGGACGAACATCGCGATCGCTACCACGACATACGAGACTGGTACATTGGCTGGCTTGAAGAAATGGATACAAAACTCGCAAAAATTGATCCTGAGTATACCCATACGCCGGGTAAGAAAGCGATCAACCGCATTAACAATAATCTACTCTACCACCCCAAAAAACCCACCTACAAAGATCACTTTGGAGCCGGACTCGATCAGGAGAGCAAGCAGGGCGATTTTTATATTCATTTGGGGACCTCAGAAAGCTTTATTGCCGGCGGATACTACAAGCCCAAACGTGAATTACTGGACAGCATCCGATCGGCTATCGATTATAATGGAGACGAGTTCAAGGAAATCCTGAATAAACCAAGCTTCCAAAATACCTTTGGCGGCTTGATGGATGATCCGGATCAATTGAAAACTTCTCCTAAAGGATACTCCCAGGACCATAAGCACATAGATCTATTGCGAATGACCTCTTTTGCAGTCAGTCATTCAGTAACTCAGAAAGAGGTGATGCAGGAAGACTTCCAGGATCGCGTTATTGAGGTCTACAAACAAATGCTTCCGTTCAGAAGATACCTCAACAAAGCCGTTACGGTTTAATCCAAAATCTTGGACTGTTGCAAATAGGACATGATGGTACGGGTAGCCCCGGTATTGCTATTGATAAAATGCCCGGAGATCATTCCGCTCTTGGAACAAAACTCCTTATCTTCCAGCAGCTTGCTTAGCAAGTTGTGCAGTTCTTGTGAATCAGCCACCGTGAATAAGCCAGCTAGTTGCCTTAAGCGCTGGGCTTCCGGGAACTTTTCAATATGTGGCCCACACAGGATGGGCAGGCCAAAGGTAGCCGGCTCCAGGATGTTGTGTAAGCCAGTATCCCCGGCTGCACCTCCCACATAGGCCAAATCGCCATAGGCATAGGCTCGGCTCAGCAGGCCAATTGTATCCAGAATAAGCACCTGAGTTTCCTCCAATTGAGCTTCATTTAACTGAGAATAGCGCTGTACCTTCAGTTCATGTAACGGTTGCTCCAACTGCGCTATCTTTTCTTCTTTAATCTCATGCGGCGCAATAAGCACCTTAAGCGAATATTGTTCTAAAAGTTGGGGGATTATGGATAAAAGCAAGTGGTCGTCTGCCGGCCAGGTACTCCCACAGATCAACAAGGGCTGTTTTTGCTTGAACACGCTCAGGAAAGGCAATTCATTATCCATTTCCAATTGGGCGGCAACCCGATCAAAACGGGTGTCTCCGCTCACGGTTGCATTGTGAAATCCAAGCTGTTTCAA includes:
- a CDS encoding aminotransferase class V-fold PLP-dependent enzyme translates to MDFKKEFPVLQEYTYLNTAASGLLPRSVQAYRQQHDRDFMHQGSLLKDRQGMILTEVRETVGRFMGCAPERVALTPNFSYGFNTLWEGVPKQKKVLLLEGDYPSVNWPVTSRDFKVVYATIDAQLEQNIYDAVQKEHPDILALSLVQWINGIRIDLSFLKQLKNDFPRLLIVADGTQFCGTTPFNFEESGIDVLGASTYKWLNAGYGNAFFLFKEPVADQIAPRTSGFNSLQGKYKPQEGNFIGRFEPGHQDTLNYGSLQIALELIEQIGIQNISDQIRTLTKQAMETFVEFDLLQPMVVEREQHSSIFNLRADERLFNRLQKEGIICSQRGDGIRVSFHYFNTLEDLEHLRQFLV
- a CDS encoding 2TM domain-containing protein, whose translation is MVFLAGAILLIVVNQLLGYGKEFQPLNTPWFVWAILLWTFFFLIHLINVFLLGSFMNKAWEQKQLDRLVAKQKKRIEKLHQQVEKEYPLPAQNSTRTSPPANTSTDSSL
- a CDS encoding dihydrofolate reductase, giving the protein MITIIAAAGEDNALGKNGDLVWHLPDDFKRFKRLTTGHHIIMGRKTWESFPKPLPERIHVVITRNADYKAEEAIVVHDLESALAFAKADQNVYIIGGGEIYKQALAYATHMELTRVHGTFEADAYFPEFSEEDWELVHDEFHPKDDKHDYAFTYLTYRKKSKEES
- the fabD gene encoding ACP S-malonyltransferase, which encodes MKAYVFPGQGAQFTGMGKDLYDNYPVAKDLFNQANTILGFDIAKIMFEGSADELKETRVTQPAIFLHSVILKEVMGDGFQPDMVAGHSLGEFSALVANGTLGFEDALKLVSQRATAMQKACDRVPSTMAAVLGLDDEVVEAVCAGVDGTVVAANYNCPGQLIISGEVKAVEEACERLKDRGAKRALLLPVGGAFHSPLMEPAREHLAKAIEHTEFRTPHCPVYQNVSTFAVTNPAEIQKNLLFQLTAPVKWTQSVQHMIKDGATEFIEVGPGKVLQGLVKKIERTMVVSSAELG
- a CDS encoding TIGR03915 family putative DNA repair protein, translated to METVYAEPTGEVALQYDGSFEGFLTGVFLTFAQKLEVVAFQTDRAPQGGLFSQLYSIDADPVKAERVWKGLSAFAKAQYHVYRSFLSEIKGNEIYLLRYIQYIFESGTAVDYGHEASLRATQISKMVGREKHRMEAFIRFELTTDGIYYAMIEPDFNVLPLIAPHFKDRYADQPWIIHDLKRGYALYYDEQTVSPVTLDPPETDGKEAFEEEETQYKALWHDYFRSTNIKARVNKKLHIQHVPRRYWKYLSEKDVKGF
- a CDS encoding putative DNA modification/repair radical SAM protein: MSFERIREKLNILADAAKYDVSCSSSGSVRKNTQKGIGNSSGMGICHSYTEDGRCVSLLKILLTNHCIFDCAYCVTRKSNDIKRAAFKVQEVVDLTINFYRRNYIEGLFLSSGIFKNADYTMERLIAVAKKLREEENFNGYIHLKSIPGASDELMREAGLYADRLSVNIEIPTVSGLKLLAPDKKHEDFLKPMEKVKNEIIQYKAEKKIIKSTPRYAPAGQSTQMIIGATGESDKDIMYSAIHYYSTYHMKRVYYSGYIPVADDARLPALGTEVPMMRENRLYQTDWLLRFYGFDVREILNQEHPNLDTDIDPKLSWALRNMHLFPVDVNKAPKWMLARIPGVGMHSVRKILEARKFRNLSWEHLERLGLAMNRAKYFMICNSRDFERRDLTPSQIKGAILRQSSSKYRQLHSGQLNLFSQSA
- a CDS encoding LexA family transcriptional regulator, encoding MGTNDLPSEIRRFKEVREDHNYTQTEFAELLGIKNSTADIERGRTKLSGIVVTELLRQFNINPLWLFGYSNQKILHTGKGDVSPKVVSVDSEDMENMLLVNQKAAAGYPHNIQDIEWYQQLPAFDLPLPQYRNATYRGFQVEGDSMLPNFQPNDWVLGKAVEGLDYASDNRVYVVVMQDAVVVKKLQKLPDPSRVLLISLNKEYAPYEVEVSDIQELWQVNSKLTFNLDTSSESNLLKELQQGMLDLKQQLNGLSNTHKA
- a CDS encoding DUF2461 domain-containing protein; the encoded protein is MSFYKLYDFLRDLQQNNSKEWMDEHRDRYHDIRDWYIGWLEEMDTKLAKIDPEYTHTPGKKAINRINNNLLYHPKKPTYKDHFGAGLDQESKQGDFYIHLGTSESFIAGGYYKPKRELLDSIRSAIDYNGDEFKEILNKPSFQNTFGGLMDDPDQLKTSPKGYSQDHKHIDLLRMTSFAVSHSVTQKEVMQEDFQDRVIEVYKQMLPFRRYLNKAVTV
- a CDS encoding glycosyltransferase N-terminal domain-containing protein translates to MRSLYQLFIGIVQAVLPLFKGLNHKLRRFIEGRAHVFEALQEKLEPGRDTIWVHTASLGEYEQIVPVLQRLEKQYPAYQLLVTFFSPSGYEVKKENALANAVTYLPIDTKQNVKRFLQLVHPRLAIFVKYEFWPNYLEELKAQQVPTLLVSGVFREQQPFFKWYGRWMRSSLQAFDHFFLQDAASMNQLKQLGFHNATVSGDTRFDRVAAQLEMDNELPFLSVFKQKQPLLICGSTWPADDHLLLSIIPQLLEQYSLKVLIAPHEIKEEKIAQLEQPLHELKVQRYSQLNEAQLEETQVLILDTIGLLSRAYAYGDLAYVGGAAGDTGLHNILEPATFGLPILCGPHIEKFPEAQRLRQLAGLFTVADSQELHNLLSKLLEDKEFCSKSGMISGHFINSNTGATRTIMSYLQQSKILD